Below is a window of Tolypothrix bouteillei VB521301 DNA.
ACCCGACCCTAAAGCAATGGTTGCACTGATCAACTTTACCGCAGCAACACGCCACGATAATCTTATCGGGACGTTGGCAAGAGACGCTTTGACTTGAGGAATACCACCTCCTGATGCTTCAGGCGCAAATCTTTCTACCAGTAACCCAGCAAGATATCCAAAAGATGCACCAATCGCAGGTAAGACCAACCAAGCGGGAAGAATATGGGAACTGTGAACTCTCCAAGTACCCAACCATCCCGATCCCACTTTAAAAAAGACTGCGGATAAAGCTGCAACAAAACCAATAACTGACGCTTCTGCAATTGCTAAACCTCTTCTTGGCTGCCAAATAGCACGGAAGGATTTAGTAAGTAAAGGAGGCGACATAAAAATTTACAATATAAAGCAGGATTGGGAATATACCTATTTTCTACTAGCAAAGTCATTTCATCAAATAATTAATAAGGTAGATGATTTTGGATTGGATTCACCGCAAGGCAAGGACTCAATCATCAGGGATTAGCGCTCGCTGGTTATCGGTCACTGTTTCCCCGTGCTCGAGAGATCTTCCACTATTAAAGATGGGGTGTAACAGGAACCATTCCACTCAGCGTCACTACCCAGTTCCATCAATTGTTTGAGAACTGTATAAACGTTTCCTGCGACCATCGTATCCTTAATGCGTCCGATCACTTCACCCTTTTGAACGAGGTAACCCAAATCAACATTAATAGAAAAGTCTCCTGACATCTCAGTATTTCCACCTAGCATTTGATCCACGATCAATCCCCGATCCAAATGTTGAATTAGCTCTTGTAAGGTTCCCGAACCGGGTTGAATGAGGAAATTGAATAAACCAGGAGTGGGGTAGCTATTTAATCCAGGACGAAAACTATTACCAGTAGAGGGCATTCCTAATTGACGTCCTGTTGTGCGATCGCTGTAAAAATTCTGTAGGACGCCATTTTCTATAAAGACTAAAGGCTGAGTTGGAGTCCCTTCATCATCAAACGGACAGCTGTAGGGTCCTGCTTCGGGGTCTTGGTAGAGGGTTAAACTTGGAGAAACGACTAATGTCCCCATACGACCTCCCCAAGGAGAAGCTTTTTCCAAGACTCTTTTGCCATTTAAAGCCGCTTGTACGGTACTCCAAAGCATATCTGCAGCTTTGGATGTGAACAAAACTGGAACGCGACCGTTAGGGGATGGGACATTTTTTTTTGCCCAAGCCAATCGTTGTAAAATTTGCTGAGCCACTTTTTCAGGCTGTAGGTTATTGCGTTTTATTTCACCATCAGCAACGCTTAAGAAATCGTCACCGCGTACCCATTCTGCTTCTATGTAACAACTGAGAGTTGTATCCGTATAGTGACAATCTAAACCTCTGGTGTTAACGAGTCTGGTTGTTTCTACATCGCATTCCCAGTCACCGGTACAAACGACATCTGGGTAATGCTCGCGAATGAGTGCGATCGCTTCTTTACCCCATTCTACCAACTTTTCTACAGAGACGCTTTTCCCTAAATCTGGATAGAAAGGCTGATAGTTACCATTTAATTCTACTATTTCTTGTTGGTTTAATTGACTGAGGGCTAAAGCACGTTCTACCAATGCTTGTGGTTCTACCGGACCGTAAGCTACTGCTAACCCCGGACGCCCGTTTTGCCACAACCGCAGTGCTGTACCTTCTGATTGGCTGGTTTCTAACTGCTTGAGGCGATTGGCTTCAAAAAACACGGGTCGAGACAGCGACAGTGACTGATACACCTCGGCTGCTTCTGCTCCTGATTTTACCGAAAGTTCAAGCAATTGCTCTGCTAGTGAATATTGAGGTAATTTTTGAGGCTCCATGTTTTTTGCTTTTGAATTGCTAATGGCTAATAGCTAATGGCTAATGGCTAATTGTTCTTCTATTAGCTACTAGCCATTAGCTATTAGCTCATCCCCCAATCAATTTACGGCAGATTGACCTCTTGTAAAAGCCAAAATCCAGCAAAAGATTCTTCTTGCGGATTGGACTGCACTGCTATAAAATGCAATCCGTTGGCTTTCTGCTTTGCGGCTTCAAAAGCTTTGGCTGTTGCTAAAGTTTGGTCATTTTTGATATTTGCCAAAATCCAGCTTTCAGTAGCACCCGTTTCCAAAACTAATCTTGCTCCTTGAGTGTTGTCGAATTTCAACCACGCCAACTCCAAGCCAGACATCCACGCTGCTAGGGGTAATGCTCTAGGTGAGAAAATTAAAATACCGGGAATACGGGTTTCCGGGGAAACTTGCGCGAGTTCTAGAGGAAATGCTTCCCTAAAACCAATTTCCCACTCGTGCATATCGGCAAAATCTGCACCCTGTAAGTTGACAAAATTCCACTGCTGTCCTTCCAAAGCATCTGGTAACCGTTGAGGTAAGGGATTGTCCAAACGCACTGAGGGATTTGTTCCTGCTTGATACCCTGGTTCTTGGGGATAAACTTCTTCCATCCTCTGTTGCAGCCATTGGTTCAGCAGCAGAGTCCGGCGGCTTGGTTGTGCGGGAATGCCAAGGTCCTTGCAGGCTTTTGTAATCATATTGTTCATTTGACGGCGGAAAAAGCGGATTCTTTTTGGAGAAACACCAGCTTTCTCAATGGCTTCTTCGATCGCCGTCCGCAACCATACTGAATTCACTTCAGTACTGGGGCAATACTTGGTAAAGCGAAAAACAGAATCGACTTTGGTGCGCGTATCTAACGGGCTTTCGCATACCAAGACTTCCCAAAGTTTTTTTTGATTTTCGTCCAGTATTGGACGTGAGTAAAAATCGAGTTCCCAAATACTGCCCATGTTATGCCGTTGAAATTTGGCTACTTTTTTATATCTTTATGATACGGGGGATTGGGGACGGGGGATTGGGAGACAAGGAGGACATGGGAGACAAGGAAGAATAAGTTATTCTAAAAGCTCCTAGAAATCAGCGATCGCCTCAGGCATGACTTTCATGGTTAATACAGTTTTTGGCTACTTTGTCAATTCATAGATTTTATATTTGTCAATTCATAGATTTTATAACTGTTAAAAACAACTATATTAGAAATTTAATTTAGAAATTAAATTCTTGATAAAGATTGTTTGTGTCTTATGTAAAAATTCTATTAAATAGGTCATAAATTTAATACTTTTTGGGCTGTCCTGTATTAAGTTGAGGACTAAGTACCAAAAATAATTATGTAAAGGTCATTCCCAAATCGTGAGTTTGTGCAGAAAAGAGCGCAGCTCTGAAATCTAAACTCAGAGGTCAGTTGTATGTCTTGTCTAGCTTTTATTAGATCGATTCTCCAGACTCACATTCAGCAAGCACTGCTGAAAGGTAAAATTTTTGTAGGATATAAACTCGTACTTAAAACAGTCCCGGCTGTCAGAATTCCTGGTGGCTTGACTCCACCCTAGCTTAATAGATTTAAATGGCTCTCCTGGGAGGTAGGAAAGGCACAATTTTACACTACCTGTGCCTTGTAGGAGATATGTCATTTTTAATTATTGTGTTTGTTTCTTAGTTCATAAGATTCAGAAACCTTCGCTAAATTCTCAGTCTGTGGGGGGAGTTTTAATCCCAGTTCTTGATATAGCTGCACAGACTAAAGAATGCTGGTGTCTCTGAGTCTGTGTTAAATGCCTTTTTCTCTATACAGTCAAGAACTTCAGCCTCCTTGACTGTCTGCTGTACGTGAAAAAGATTGCGTTCAAGACTTTCCAAAAGCTAATTTTTCTGTTGCCCATTTTTATTAATGCAACAAGAAGGCAACTCTGAACAGTGCGGGAAAATTTGCTTTTTGGTTCTATCTGCATAATATTGCTTGTCTTGGTTTGAGTCCCCCATTCTTATTGAGAAGGTTCTACCCAAGCGTATGGGTATCCTATCTGAGGCTCTAAAGCCAGTACAAAAAGGCATAAGTCTGGAGGCAGAGATCGCAATACCGTGACCTTCTGTACCCTTAATGAACTTAGTTGAAAGATATAGACTTTGGATTTCTATATTTTTAAGCTCTGCTTCATTAACGTTCTGCGAGTTTTGTCTGTGAAAGCTATTTTTTGTTGTGACAGTAGGAAATAAGATGAAATCCATGCCTCAACTTCTAGATAAATTGAATGAGAAAAGACTCCGTTTTGATTACTTAGACGGATTGCGTGGGCTTGCATCTCTGTATGTCGTCCTTGTCCACATTGAACCATCAATTGGAGGACAACTGCCTCTATTCTGGCTATTTCTAGGAAGAGCGATGAAATACGGTGCATTTAGTGTTGTAATTTTCATTGCTCTTTCAGGTTACGTTTTAATGCTGCCGGTAGCTCGTTCTGAAAGCGGTTATATATCAGGAACTTTAATTAATTATGTTAAGAGACGAGCACGGCGAATTCTACCACCTTACTATGTGGCTCTATTTATGTGTCTGCTACTAGCAGGAGCTATCTTCTTATTAGAAAACTTCACAAGTTTTCAGTGGCACAAAGAGGCTGGAATCGGACCATTCTCTCCTAACTTTTCTTTTATTGATGTTTTATCTCACCTGCTACTTGTTCACAATCTTGACGCCAACACGTACATGACGATAAACCCACCTATGTGGACTGTAGCAACAGAATGGCAGATATACTTTTTGTTTCCGCTATTGTTACTGCCTGTTTGGCGACGGTTCGGATTGTTATCAGTCGTGATTATCGCCTTTGCAATTGGCATAACACCAATCTATTTACTCAATGGATTATTTGAATCAGCAAATCCTTGGTTTATTGGTATTTTTACCTTAGGAATGGCAGCTGCAGATATTGGATTTTCTCAAAAACCCAAGCTAGTCACTATGAGAAGTTCCCTACCGTGGGGTTGGTTGACTGTTACCTTCGCTTGTATTGCCTTTTTAACTGAGTGGCGAAAACTGGAATTACATATATGGATTGGTCAGACTTTTTTTGGTCTTGCTGCTGCTTGTCTATTTATTTATTGCACCAAGTTTTTAATGCAGGGTAAACAGCTTCCTTTTGTGCTGCGTTTTTTACAACATCCTTGGGCGATCGCACTTGGGACTTTTTCGTATAGCCTATATCTTACTCACGGACCCGTCTTAGTATTCGTGCGTTACTTTTTGTTTTATCTGCCAATTTCTCCAGAGCTATTTGCAGCTGCATCATACATAGTAGGTGTGGCAATGTCATTAATAACTGCTTATTTATTTTACTGGGCTTTTGAGCGACCATTTATGTCTGGTTTTATGAAAAAACACCAATTAAAAGATACATTTATGTGAGTATCAATGCAAAGTAAAGATAAGCATTGTACACTTATCTTTACGATAAGTTTTAGAGAATATACTTTCGATACTTGATAGCGTTAACAGTCAAAAAAAGAATAATATGAAGACAACTATAGAAACATATCCTGAGAAAAAAATACGTCTTTCTTTCTTAGATGGAATACGTGGTTTAGCAGCATTATATGTCGTACTTTGTCATATTTTGCCGCACCAAGCAGAGAACTTACCTCTGTGGATAAATTTACCAACAAAACTAATACGATATGGTTCTTTTAGCGTTGCAGTTTTCATTGTACTTTCTGGCTACTGTTTAATGCTGCCAGTCACGCGCTCTCACACAGGTTATATTCCAGGAAGTCTATTCGATTATTTTAAAAGAAGAGCGCGAAGAATTTTACCACCTTTCTACGCAACAATTGTTTTATGCTGTGCAGTTGCTTTAGTTATATTAACTTTGGAAAAGTTTACTACTTTCCAATGGCTTGAAATGGAATACGATTGGTTTTCCCCTCACTTTTCCTTTGTCAGTGTGATTTTGCATTTTCTAGTTATTTATAATTTTGTTCCTGGAACGGATGTTTTTATTATGAATGTGCCATTATGGAGTGTAGCTTTAGAATGGCAAATTTACTTTTTATTTCCTATTATTTTTCTTCCTATATTGCGGCGCTGGGGTTTATTATTTGTCATTACAATCGCCTTTTTAATTGGGCTAACGCCTCACTATTTATTCAATGGTTATATGGATGTCAGCCGCCCTTGGTTTGTTGGTTCATTTACTATTGGAATGACAGCATCAGAAATTGCATTTTCGCAAAAACCACAACTGATAAAACTCAGACAATCTTTGCCATGGGCTAGGTTAGCCACAATTTTTACGGCTGTTGCTGTCATCACTCATTGGAAAAAACTAGGTGTAGATGCTTGGATTTTCGAGACTTTTGCTAGTATCGCAGCTGCTTGTTTGATAATCTACTGTACTAAAATTGTGGTTGAGGGGAAAACACTACCTCCAATCGTGCAGCTATTTGAGCATCCTTGGGCGATCGCACTCTCAAAATTTTCTTATAGTTTGTATCTTACTCACGGACTAGTACAAACGTTGGTAAGACACTGGCTTATTACCCTAAAAATGTCTCCAGTCACGTTTACCGCAACATTATACGTAACAAGTGTGGGGCTATCGTTACTATTTGCATACTTTTTTCATCTACTCTTTGAACGACCATTCACGTCTAATCCTTTAAAAGGATACAAAATCAAACACATATAAGTTACTTCATCAAACAATCTCAAGCTAGGTCGATCGGTTATACGAACCACTAGTCCTTACTTAATCGGTAAGGACAGTATAAATTCTGTTCCTTGACCAATGTCTGATACCACTTCAATGTTACCCTTGTGCTTTTCAATAATTGTGTAACAAATACTTAATCCCAACCCAGTTCCTTTTCCTACTGGTTTAGTTGTAAAAAACGGATCGAAAAGCTTATTTTTAATTTCTGGAGGAATTCCAGGTCCATTATCCTTGATTGATATTTTGATGCGATCGCTATTTACCTTTGATGTTTCGATCGCAATTTGTTTGTTGCTTCTTTGGTTATCATCTAATAATGCATCTATCGCATTATTTAAAATATTCATAAAAACTTGATTGAGTTGAGCCGGATAGCATTCAATTAAAGGTAAATCTCCATAATTTTGGATCACTTCAATCTCTTGCTTAATTCTATGATTGAGAATTAATAATGTATTGTTTAGTCCCTCATGAAGATCGACTTCTTTCATATCAGCTTCATCTAGCCGAGAGAAGTTTCGCAAAGATAGCACAATTTCCCGAATGCGCTGTGCGCCTATTTTTATAGATGAGAGTGTTTTGAATAAATCTTCTTTAAGAAACTCCAATTCAATTTCTTCTATCTTCTCTTCAATAATCTTAGGATTTTCTGGATATTCCTGCTGATATAAATATATTAAATCTAGCAAATCTTTAAAATAAAAACTAGCACATTCAATATTGCCATAAATAAAGTTAACTGGGTTATTAATCTCATGAGCA
It encodes the following:
- a CDS encoding TldD/PmbA family protein; the protein is MEPQKLPQYSLAEQLLELSVKSGAEAAEVYQSLSLSRPVFFEANRLKQLETSQSEGTALRLWQNGRPGLAVAYGPVEPQALVERALALSQLNQQEIVELNGNYQPFYPDLGKSVSVEKLVEWGKEAIALIREHYPDVVCTGDWECDVETTRLVNTRGLDCHYTDTTLSCYIEAEWVRGDDFLSVADGEIKRNNLQPEKVAQQILQRLAWAKKNVPSPNGRVPVLFTSKAADMLWSTVQAALNGKRVLEKASPWGGRMGTLVVSPSLTLYQDPEAGPYSCPFDDEGTPTQPLVFIENGVLQNFYSDRTTGRQLGMPSTGNSFRPGLNSYPTPGLFNFLIQPGSGTLQELIQHLDRGLIVDQMLGGNTEMSGDFSINVDLGYLVQKGEVIGRIKDTMVAGNVYTVLKQLMELGSDAEWNGSCYTPSLIVEDLSSTGKQ
- a CDS encoding Tab2/Atab2 family RNA-binding protein — its product is MGSIWELDFYSRPILDENQKKLWEVLVCESPLDTRTKVDSVFRFTKYCPSTEVNSVWLRTAIEEAIEKAGVSPKRIRFFRRQMNNMITKACKDLGIPAQPSRRTLLLNQWLQQRMEEVYPQEPGYQAGTNPSVRLDNPLPQRLPDALEGQQWNFVNLQGADFADMHEWEIGFREAFPLELAQVSPETRIPGILIFSPRALPLAAWMSGLELAWLKFDNTQGARLVLETGATESWILANIKNDQTLATAKAFEAAKQKANGLHFIAVQSNPQEESFAGFWLLQEVNLP
- a CDS encoding acyltransferase family protein yields the protein MPQLLDKLNEKRLRFDYLDGLRGLASLYVVLVHIEPSIGGQLPLFWLFLGRAMKYGAFSVVIFIALSGYVLMLPVARSESGYISGTLINYVKRRARRILPPYYVALFMCLLLAGAIFLLENFTSFQWHKEAGIGPFSPNFSFIDVLSHLLLVHNLDANTYMTINPPMWTVATEWQIYFLFPLLLLPVWRRFGLLSVVIIAFAIGITPIYLLNGLFESANPWFIGIFTLGMAAADIGFSQKPKLVTMRSSLPWGWLTVTFACIAFLTEWRKLELHIWIGQTFFGLAAACLFIYCTKFLMQGKQLPFVLRFLQHPWAIALGTFSYSLYLTHGPVLVFVRYFLFYLPISPELFAAASYIVGVAMSLITAYLFYWAFERPFMSGFMKKHQLKDTFM
- a CDS encoding acyltransferase family protein; translation: MKTTIETYPEKKIRLSFLDGIRGLAALYVVLCHILPHQAENLPLWINLPTKLIRYGSFSVAVFIVLSGYCLMLPVTRSHTGYIPGSLFDYFKRRARRILPPFYATIVLCCAVALVILTLEKFTTFQWLEMEYDWFSPHFSFVSVILHFLVIYNFVPGTDVFIMNVPLWSVALEWQIYFLFPIIFLPILRRWGLLFVITIAFLIGLTPHYLFNGYMDVSRPWFVGSFTIGMTASEIAFSQKPQLIKLRQSLPWARLATIFTAVAVITHWKKLGVDAWIFETFASIAAACLIIYCTKIVVEGKTLPPIVQLFEHPWAIALSKFSYSLYLTHGLVQTLVRHWLITLKMSPVTFTATLYVTSVGLSLLFAYFFHLLFERPFTSNPLKGYKIKHI